The DNA sequence CTGCTGTTACGGAATTCACCATAAAAATGCAATGTGATTATACCTATGTCATTCCAACTACAACCTTCTCTGTAGACGTACCGGTTTTACTGGTTACTCCTACTACATTGACTGTTGCGGATCACGGAAAAGCTATCGCCGACATGATCACCGAAGGAATAAACACCTGGATGCTAAACAGTACTCCACAAAGTAATGCCGGAACATTTACGTTCATGTTAACAGCTTATTCAGTAACGGACAGCTATGTTCCAATATTACAGATTCCGTTTACATTGTCTTTAACAGATATTACACCACAGTAGACTTTTTTTACTATTGTTTTAAAAGCAAAAATCTCAAATATACTTTTGGGATTTTTGCTTTTTATGGAGTACTCAAAAAATGTTGTTCAACAACATAGAATTCCTTGTATACAATTAATTTTAACACCTGGAAACTTTGTCCAACGAACTATAATCATACAAGTATTTTTCATCCTTTTTAACTTCATTAATTCCTCGAATAAAAGTGTTGAATTGCACCTCTTTTGAAGCGTCAAATCACAAATCATTTTCAAAATTCAGATCGCATCATTTCCCATCTAACAAGCAACAAGCTGACGAATAAGTTCTTAATAATTTTGCTTCATAGCATTTTTAAAATATATTTGCAAATCACATACGTTAATTCAATCTAAATAAATATAAAAATGAATGTTAAAAAATTAATTTTACTTGGATCTTTTTCGACTTTAATGCTTACAGCAGTTTCTTGCTCAAACGATGACGATAATAAACCGCAAGAACAAGGCATCGCTCCTTACACGGTACCGGCAACCTACACTTTTACAAGAGAAGGTGCTACATCTGTTGATTATTCAGGACAAACAACTCGTTTAGTAATGCTTGATGAATTGGGTAATTATATCAAAAATGCTGGAACTAACGGAACTGTGGCCGACAAAACCTTTTTATCTGATATGTATTCTAACAAGAACGCACGTTTCACCGGAGCAGGATTAAATGGATCCGGAAAACAATTAAAAGACAAAACAGCCGCGTCTAAAGATTATTTTGTACTAAACCAAGGAGGTGGTTCAAGTGCCGAGCAGGTTGCTGTACGTGAAGTATTTGAAAATTCATTTGCAGATGCTCAGGCTGGAACACAAGGTACTACTGCAGCGCCGGGTATTGCGGGAGTTTATCTGGACGGAACAAGCAAAAGAGTATTTGCTGCAAACGGTATGGAGCCACAACAACTTTTATTGAAAGGTTTAATGGGAGCTTGTCTTTTAGATCAGATTCTGAACAACTATTTGAGTACAAACAAACTGGATGAGGCTTCAAATAAAGAAAACAATACTAAAAAAGTATTAGAAGCCGGAACTAAGTACACTACAATGGAACATGCGTGGGATGAGGCTTACGGATACATTTACGGCACTGACAATCTTACTGTTACGCCTAATGTTTTTAAATACTGGAGCTCTTATATCAATCAGGTAAATGCTGATGCTGATTTCAATAAAACAAAAGCGGCTATTGAGTTGGCTTTCAGAACCGGTAGAGCTGCCATTATAGCCAATGACTATGCCGTACGTGATGCGCAGATTGCCATTATTAAAACCAACTTATCGATAGTTCCTGCTGTTCGTGCGGTTTACTACCTTCAAGACGGAAAAGCAAAATTAACTGCAGGAGACCAAGGAGCAAAAGCATTACACTCTTTATCTGAAGGTTATGGATTTATCATGAGTTTGCGTTATACAAACAAACCGGGTACAAACAGTCCTTACTTTACTAAAGCAGAAGTTGACGCGATGTTGGCTAAATTATTAAGCGGTACAAACGGTTTATGGGATATTGACGGACTATCTCCAAAACTAGATGAGATTTCTACTCAAATTGCAACAAAATTTGGTTTTACTGTAGCGCAAGCTTCAAAAGTAAACTAATTTTACATAAATTTGACTCTCAATAAAATAGCTTTTATATTGAAAATTTACGATTATGAAAAAAATAGTTTTAATTCTAGGTCTTATTGTTGGTATTTATGCCTGTTCTTCAAGTAATGATAATAAGGATACCGGAGGAGAGAGTAACTTCGACAGGACAGCAATGTTGACCAATTGGGCCGACAATATCATCATCCCGAGCTACACCAACTATCAAACAAAAGTAGCCACATTGCAGATCGCAGCTACCGCTTTTAATACCACTCCAAATGATGCAAACCTAAAAATAGTTCGTGCTTCATGGCTTGATGCCTACAAAGCATTTCAGTATACCGCAATTTATAATTTTGGTAAAGCACTTGATATTAATTTTAATGCCATGAGCAATACCTACCCTGCAGATGTCAATGGTATCAATGCCAATATCACAGGAACCTATAACCTTGATTTACTTTCGCAGTACAGCAGACAGGGTTTTCCGGGTTTAGATTATCTGTTGAATGGTCTGGCTAGCGATGATGCCGGTATTCTTGTTTTTTATACCACTAATGCAAATGCAGCCAAGTATAAAACCTACCTAGCTGCGGTTATTACTAAATTAAAACAAAATAGTGATGCAGTTCTTACCGACTGGAAATCCGGATATCGTGAAGCTTACATCAAAAGTAACGGAACTTCAGTAGGATCCTCTGTAGCGGAAACTACCAATAATTTTGTAAAGAATTTTGAGAAAGATGTGAGAACCGGAAAACTGGGTATTCCTGCCGGAAAATTCTCCAATGGAACAACTTTCCCTGAAAAAGTAGAAGCTTATTACAAAAATGATGTTTCGAAAGACTTATTGAATATTGGTGTAAAAGCATCACAAGATTTTTTCAACGGAAAATATTTTGCATCTGAAACCACAGGCCCATCACTAAAATCGTATTTGGATTTTGTGAATGCCACACGTGATGGAAAAAAACTAAGCGATATCATCAACACACAGTTTGCTACTATTTATACAACCAATCAGGCGCTAAGCAATAGTTTATCTCAACAGGTTATAAATGACAATACAAAAATGCTCACCTCTTATGATGCTTTGCAAAAAAATGTAATCTACACCAAATTAGATATGATGCAGGCATTGAATATTACAATTGATTATGTAGATGGTGATGGAGATTAATTATGACTCATTATATCCAAAACTATATTAATAAAACAACTCAGGCCACAACGCTAGCTTTTTTCAGGCTAGCGTTTGGTTTAATGATGCTTCTTAGTTTGCTCCGGTTTATGAGTTATGGCTGGATCGAAAAATTTTATATCGAGCCTCTCTTTCACTTCACCTATTACGGATTTGAGTGGATAAAACCTTTCGGAACATTAACTTACCTTCTTTTTATCAGCGCTCTGATCTCTGCAGTCTTTGTGGCTGTAGGCTTTTTGTACCGCTTCTCAGCGATCGTTTTCTTTCTAAGCTTTACCTATATCGAATTGATGGATAAGACCACGTATCTTAATCATTACTATTTTATTTCGATCATTAGTTTCGTTTTGATTTTTTTGCCTGCAAATGCAACTTTTTCAATAGATGCTTTTAGGAATCCTAAATTGGCTTTTGAGAAAATTCCACGTTGGAACACTGATATTTTAAAGCTGTTATTGGCCATAGTTTATTTCTATGCGGGTTTAGCCAAACTCAATTCAGATTGGCTCTTTCAGGCTATGCCGTTAAAAATATGGTTGCCAACCAATCATAATTTGCCTTTGATTGGCGGTTTTTTAAATCAGAATTGGGTGCATTTTACTTTTAGCTGGACCGGGATGTTATACGATCTCACGATTCCGTTTTTATTATTGTACAGACGCACACGCCTTTTTGCCTTTGTATTGGTTGTTGTTTTCCATATTTTAACCAAAATTTTGTTTCCAATTGGTGTATTCCCTTATGTAATGATCATCAGTTCCCTCCTCTTTTTTGAAAGTAATTTTCACAAAAGAGTTCTGGTTTTTTTAAGCCGATTTTTCAAACTAGATTATGCTATTTTTGATAATGGCAAAGAAAAAAAACCGACATTCTCTATTCTCTATAAAACAAAACTGGCATTACTCACAATCTTTCTGGTTTTTCAATTGACATTCCCTTTCCGTTATCTTTTCTATCCCGGAGAACTATTCTGGACTGAGGAAGGATTTCGTTTCTCCTGGCGCGTTATGCTAATGGAAAAAGCCGGTTATACACAATTTACCGTAACCGACAGTCTTACAAAAAAGACAATCCAGATAAATAACCGTCATTTCTTGACGACTTTTCAGGAAAAACAAATGGCATTTCAACCCGATTTTATACTCGAGTATGCCCATTTTCTACATGATTATTATCAAAAACAAGGTATTGTCAATCCCGAAGTCAGAGTAGACAGTTATGTTGCTCTCAACGGAAGATTAAGCAAACAATACATTGATCCCAATATCGATCTCGCAAAAGAATATGAATCATTCCGTCGTAAAACATGGATCTTACCTTTCAACGATGAAATTAAAGGACTTTAACCTTATTATAGTACTACTTTTTACGATTAGTGGTTTTGCACAAACACAAATAGCAGGAACAGTAACAGATCAAAATGGTGAGAAATTGCCTTATGTCGAAGTATTTACAACTGTTGGCACACAAAAAGTATATACCGACAAGCAAGGGCATTTTTCCTTGACAGTTCCAAATCCCGGAGATTACACGCTTTTATTTTACAAGGAAAACTATGCCGCTTTAGACGAACCTTTTACCGCACCAACTACGACAGTTAAAATTGTTCTTCATAAAATGACCAATCTTTCAGAAGTAGTCATACAAAAAGAAAGAGATAAAGTTTTTGCCCTACGTAAACTAAAAGACGTTGAAGGAACAGCCATTTACGCCGGAAAAAAAACAGAAGTAATTTCTTTGGATAAAATAACCGCAAACAAAGCGGCCAACAACCCTCGTCAGATCTATGCACAGGTTGTAGGTCTTACGATTAATGAAAGCTCAGATGGAGGTCTGCAATTGAGTATTGGGGGCCGTGGACTAGATCCAAACAGAACGGCGAACTTTAATACCCGCCAGAACGATTACGACATTAGCGCGGATGTACTGGGGTATCCGGAGAGTTATTATGCAACTCCTACCGAAGCACTGGAAGAAATTCAGATTGTGCGTGGTGCCGCCTCTTTACAATACGGAACTCAATTTGGAGGACTCGTGAATTTTGTAATAAAAAGTCCAACTAAAAAACCATTTGAATTTGTGACCCGAAACACCATTGGCTCTTATGGTTTGTTTACTAATTTTACAAGTCTAAGCGGAACAAATGGAAAATTCAGCTATTACAGCTTTTACAACTACAAACAAGGGGATGGTTTTAGACCGAACTCCGGATTTGACAGTAAAAACTTCTTTGCTAATTTAAACTATCAGTTTACTGAAAATACTTCCTTACATTTTGACTACACCTATTTTACTTACCTCGCACAGCAAGCAGGTGGATTAACAGATAAAATGTTTAATGAAGACCCTACTCAAAGTAACAGAGCGCGAAATTGGTTTGGTGTCAACTGGAACTTATTTGCTTTGCGCTTCAAACATCATTTTAACCATGATGCCGACTTCTCTATACAGCTATTTGGTCTGGATGCCAGTAGAAAAACGGTAGGATTCCGTCCAAACCGCATTTCAACGAATGATAAGGAAGGAACGGTTCGAGATTTAATTAAAGGAGATTTTGTGAATTGGGGTACAGAAGTCAGATATCTTCAAAAATATCAAATAAAAGGAAATACAAGTACGTTTTTAATTGGAGCCAAATACTATCAGTCTAATAACACTGGAATTCAAGGCCCGGGTAGCTCAGGTAGTGACGCCAATTTTAATCTGGCAACAGATGAATTTCCACTTTATCCAAACCAATCCGATTATCGCTTTCCAAATCTAAACTATTCCTTATTCGGAGAAAATATCTTTAGAATTTCACCAAGTTTTTCTATTACACCAGGCTTTAGAATTGAAAAAATAAAAACAAAAGCGGTCGGTTCCTTCCGAAGAATAAATCTTGATCTTGCCGGAAATGTTCTTTTAGATGAAACCAAGTATGAAGACAATGTAAAAGACAGAAATTTTGTTTTGTTTGGTGTTGGCTTGAGCTACAAACCACAAAACGGTATTGAATTCTATGGTAATATATCACAGAACTATCGTTCAATTACTTTTAATGATATTAGAACCGTTAATGCAGGTCAGTACATATCTCCTGATATTTCGGACGAAAAAGGATTTACTTCAGATATTGGTATTCGTGGTAAGTATAAAAACATACTTAATTTTGACTCTAGTATTTATGGTTTGTACTATAATGATAAAATTGGGGAATATCCTGCCGAAATAGGTGGTGCGTATGTGCGCGTCCGTGACAATATTGGAACTGCCTTTACCTATGGTTTTGAAACTATGGCTGATTGGAATTTAACCAATACCTTCCTAAACGAAAATCCAGATTGGTCGTGGAATCTTTTTGCCAATGTAGCTGTAACAAATTCAAAATATCTAAAGTCAGAAGTACCTGGGGTTGAAGGTAATTCGGTAGAATTTGTGCCGCTTTTTAATATTAAAAGTGGAAGCGGGATTGGATATAAAAACTTCATGTCCAGTATCCAAATCACTTATGTTACTTCGCAATATACAGATGCTGAAAATTTAAAAACAGGAGAGAATAATATCGGTGATGGTATTACGGGTCAGATACCTGCTTATTTTGTTGCAGATTTCTCCAGTTCTTATAAATGGAGAAACTGGAAATTAGAAGCGGGAATTACGAATTTTACGGACAGTAAATATTTTACACGTCGTGCTACAGGTTATCCCGGCCCCGGAATTATCCCTTCTGACACAAGGACGTTTTATACTACTTTAGAATTTAAATTTTAAGATTAGGGAACTCATTTTAAACCGTTGGCGCTTATTTCTAACACATAGAGACATAGTTCACAAAGCTTAAAAAAAGCGTTACACTTAAAACAAATCAAAATCTATGTTTCTATGTGTTAAAGAAAAATCATAACCTATTAGCGTAATATTTTTGACACATAGAAACATAGTATCCAAAACTTCTCAATAGAATCGGTAACTAAAAAAAACATCCGCAGAATCAATTGATCTTGCGGATGTTTTTTTAAAATGAATTAATAAAGGCTAGCAGATTTTCTCTTTCTGAAGCACTTAATTTCTTGTACTTCTCTTTGGCCTTCTGCCCTTCTCCACCGTGCCATAAAATAGCTTCTTCTACATTTCTGGCTCTTCCGTCATGCAGTAAATTGGTATGACCGTTTACAATTTTAATCAATCCAATTCCCCATAAAGCAGGAGTCTTCCATTCGGATCCCGATGCTTTAAAATCAGTTGCATTATCTGCTAAACCAGCTCCCATATCGTGCAATAAAAGATCGGTATAAGGGCGAATCGTCTGATTGCGTAAAATGGTTATAGGATGCGTGGTACCGGTTTGAATTTTTGGAATATGACAACTTGTACATCCAATAGTTTCAAAAGTTTTCTTGCCTTTCAATACGTTTTGATCAGTATAATTCCTTCTTGCCGGAACCGCCAAAGTACTGGAATACATTGCCATTCGGTCTAAATTAGTTTCTGTAATTTCAGGCATTCCACCGTTTGGAATTGCTGTTAAATCAACTCCTTTTGGTCCACTTTCGTACGGAAATAAACTCGATGTAATTCCCATGTCACCCGATAAAGCAGCAGCTACCTGTTGTTTTACATTGGGCTGATTGGCTTTCCATCCAAATCGTCCTAATTTGCTTGAATTGCTGGCGAAATCATATACATAATTGGGTTTTCCGGAAATTCCATCACCGTTCGTATCATTTTCATCGGCAAAACCTAAAATTGTACTTTCAGAAATCGCTTCAAGCAATCCTAAACCAATTATCTGATTGGCAATTCTGGGTGAAATTTGAACAGTAGCTAATGGACCATATCCTAAATTAGTAATGGTGTAAATCGGCTTTTGCAACGTCACTACAGTCCCATCGTCTAAAGTCTCTTTTATGGGTTGATAACTAATGGTAAACTGACCTTCTGCTGTTTGACCTAAAATAGCGTGGTCCTGCAATTGCGAACCGTAAACCGGGTCAGGAAAACCAATTCCGTTAGTATCTTGCCCTGCCACTGAAATGCGGAAAAGCAATCCGGCTCTATCTTCCCCATCAAACAAGGGAGGTCTGCCGCGTCCATCTTTAAAATGGCAACTTGAACAGGAATGGGCGTTAAAAAAGGGGCCTAAACCATCACGAGCGGTAGTAGAAGAAGGTGCGGTAACCCAGCTTTGTCTGAAAAATGAATTTCCGACACCGAAATCTGTTTGTTGGTCAAAAGTAAGTGTGGGCATAAAAAAACCAAAGGCCTCCTCACTGGTATTAAAAACGGTTGCTTCACCACCAGAAAACTGCTCACCATCTTCAGCCGTTAAAGGAATATAACTTTCCTCGTTATCATTATCATTACCATTATCACTACAACTAAAAAGTGCAATACAAACAATAACAAACCAATACGCTTTAAAATTCTTCATCTTTATTTACAGAAAAAGTGTTCTACAAAGGAACACTTTTTGTTTTAATTAATCATTAAAATTGATTATCCGTTAACGATAATACCAATTTTTACAGCACCGGCCAATAAATTAGCTCCTAAATTTTGCAATTGTTGCGCAGCAGATTTTACTTTTGCACCTTCTACAGATGTCGGTCCTCCCGAAATCGCTAAATCAAACGGAATCAAAATAGCACCCACTTTTGTAGTTGATGCAGCTATTGCCGTTGCAGTATCATCGTAAACTTTACTATCCGCTTGTTTGACTAAATCTTCTAAAGACGGGCCATCAATAGCTCCATATTTACCTTGATATACATTGATAACGCCTTGCATGTTCAGAACAATATCTCGGTGTGTATTATCGCTGAAACAAGAATGTTCGTCTTCCTGACTTGCGTTTTCTACCGCTGTAATCATGCGTTCCACAGGTAATTCAGTAAGAACTAAAGTTGTAATTCCCAGGTAAATATTTTTTATCGCTGTATCTTCCGATAAAGCCAAAAACTTAACTCTGTATACACCTCCTACTTTCCACTGTTGCACTAAATAATCCAGATTATCAGTTAGCAAATCAGCACAAAATTTCAAATAATCAGCTCTGCGACCTTGGTTAGCAGCTGTTCCTCCAGCACCCGTTACATAATCTGTATAAGGTCTTTGTCCTGGTAAATTGGCTGATGGTAGTGTTAAATCTTGTCCCCATAATAAGAACTCGATAGCATGATATCCAACACTTACATTTAATTCGTCTTCATCTAAAGCATTTTCATCAGCTAAAACTTTTTTCGATAAAACCGGGAAATCAGTTGTATTATTAATGATTCCTGAAGCTGGAGTTCCGTCTACATAATCAATAAAGTTTTCATCTAAAGGCCATGAGTTCAAAAGTCCTTCCGGTCCATTATCATCATCAATTGGTCCGTTTGCAAAACGAAATGCTTCTGTAGTCCCGTAACTCTCTCTTGAAGTTTTCCATGCTGTTTTTGCAGCTGTAAAATTGGCAGCTGTCGGAGTGGTTGTAAAAGTGGTAATCGCTGTTTCTAAAAGTACCGCATCATCATATGCTTTTTTATAATTGGCATATACGATATCTGCATAATTTGTAATCACCTGTTTTTTTGTAACGGCAGTTGGGGTATTAGTATCGTTATTCTCCTTTTTATCATCATTGCTACAGGCAAAAAAAGTTAATCCGGCCAATAAACCAAGAGCAACTTTAGGGTATACATTTTTCATTTGTTTTTATTTAGAATAGTTAAAGTTAAACAAATGTAAAAATAATTTTTAATATAAGCGAGTGGTCAACACTTTCTTAAAACAGCTTATTATCAAACTTTTACAAAAAAGCAACACGATCCGGAAGCTAAACTTCTAATCTTGTTCTAATTATCTTCTAATGTTATTTTAATGTTGCTCTGATTTTACTCTGATAAATCTTTAAAAAATCCTCGTAAGTATAAATCGTACAATCCTTTAAGATTCCATAAAATCGATATACTCTGCCTTAAACATACCGTCAAAAAAAGCAGTCAGATTTTCTGCTTTCCCATGTAACATCCAGGTTAAATGTATTTTTTCGCCATCCCGAACCTGACGTACCAATTTGTATTTAATTTTAAGCGCTTTCATTTCTGATTCACAAAGCGCAAGAGCATTCGATTCTCTATTACTGCGAATATAAAAGCTACGCGATTGATTAAGACGGTCTATTCGTTTTTGTAAAGAAGGCAATACGGCCAGTATAAATAAAATAGACAAACTTGCGCAAGCTGAGGCAAAATAGTAGCCTGCTCCTATTCCCATTCCCACAGCAGCTACAGTCCAAATGGTGGCTGCGGTAGTGATTCCGCTAATGCGATTGTTTCCGCGAAAGATCACTCCTGCCCCTAAAAATCCAATACCGGTCACGATATTTGATGCGATGCGATCGGGGTTTCCTGAACCTCCAATAGCAATTGACATGATGGTGAAAAAACAGGCTCCAAACGAAATCATAATCGTTGTGCGAAATCCAGCCACTTTACCGTGATACTCCCGTTCAGCGCCTACAAGTCCACCCCATAACAGAGCGAGAAAAAAGCGAATTAAAATCTCAATATCAAAAATCATTTTTTATCTTTTAGTGGTACATAATTAAAAAATGTATTTCACATAGGGTACAACCAAAATCGATCCTAATTGTTAATCATCGGATTCAAATCGGCATCTTTATTACGTAAATCCAGACCGCCTTCGTAAACTGATTTCAGGTTACACAAGTAAAAATGCCAACCATTTGAACAGCCTAATCTGATAAATTTCTTAGAAGAATCATCCGTTGGAATGTTGTGTTGTTTTAATTCGACTATGGTATAGCCGTTAAATTCACTCAAATTAACATCTACCAAACATTTTCCTTCAAAAGTAAATTGCAATTGGTCTTTTCCATTAACTGATTTTAGGGTTCCTTTCATATTATCATCATAAAGATACCACAACCATTCGTACCCGTTTCCTTGAGAGGCATTGCTGTTTTTATCTATTGTTTCATCAGCTGCATTAAAAAAATCAGCTTCTTTGAGAAACCATTTTTCCAATTCACCGGACTTAGTCCAAGCATTATAAATCGTAGCGAGATCTGCCTTGATTGCAATTTTTTTTGTAAAGGATGTCCAATCAAAATTTTCCATATCTAAAAATAGTTTTAGTTTAGTTAATATTTTTTTTTCGCTTTTATAAAACAATACTTAAAACTCCATGTATAAAAATCTTAACGCTACTAAGATTTAAAACTTATATGTGCATATATCAAATAGTTGTCTTACAAAATATAAATTAAAAATAAAGTTTTTTATTGAAATACAGGCATGGTGTAATTTGAAAAATATAAATCTTTTGCCACCAATTTCACGAATTGGCACCAATTATTTTTTGCCACAGATTTGCTTCGCTTTTTCGCTATTGCTCGAGTCACAGATTAAAAGGATTTTTTTTACTGTTTGCTGATTTATTGACAGAACAGGTGAACATTAAGAAATATCAAAAAAAAATCTCACGTAGATTTTAGTCGAATAGCATAAAAAAATCCGCAAAATCTGCAAAATCTGCGTGAAAAAGTATCTCAACTAAATGACATTGTCTTTTGTCCTGAGGAATATCGTTAAGATCAAACATTAAATAACTTTAGCCAAAATATACTTTGTCTCTTTCGGCTAAAGCCAACTCTAACCCCCTAAATCATTTACCTCCAGCTAAAGCAGGAGGCAATTCAAATGGTAACAGATTCAAGTAAGAATAATTAACTACAACTTCAATTAATTATACTATTCGATTTCACTCTGGATGATAGAATGAAATCCATTTAATCTGTGAAATCTGTGGCAGAAACAAAAAAAAATGGCCACAGATTTCACAGATTAAATGGATTTTTTTATTGTTTGCTTATTCATAGACAAAATAGGAGAACGTTAAGAATCATCAAAAAAAGTCTCGCGCAGATTCTAGCGCAGGTGAAATGAATAAAAAATCTGCAAAATCTGCAGAATCTGCGTGAAAAATTATCTCAACAAAATGACATTGTCTTTTCTCCTAAGAAATATAGTTA is a window from the Flavobacterium cupriresistens genome containing:
- a CDS encoding imelysin family protein, encoding MKNVYPKVALGLLAGLTFFACSNDDKKENNDTNTPTAVTKKQVITNYADIVYANYKKAYDDAVLLETAITTFTTTPTAANFTAAKTAWKTSRESYGTTEAFRFANGPIDDDNGPEGLLNSWPLDENFIDYVDGTPASGIINNTTDFPVLSKKVLADENALDEDELNVSVGYHAIEFLLWGQDLTLPSANLPGQRPYTDYVTGAGGTAANQGRRADYLKFCADLLTDNLDYLVQQWKVGGVYRVKFLALSEDTAIKNIYLGITTLVLTELPVERMITAVENASQEDEHSCFSDNTHRDIVLNMQGVINVYQGKYGAIDGPSLEDLVKQADSKVYDDTATAIAASTTKVGAILIPFDLAISGGPTSVEGAKVKSAAQQLQNLGANLLAGAVKIGIIVNG
- a CDS encoding MgtC/SapB family protein, giving the protein MIFDIEILIRFFLALLWGGLVGAEREYHGKVAGFRTTIMISFGACFFTIMSIAIGGSGNPDRIASNIVTGIGFLGAGVIFRGNNRISGITTAATIWTVAAVGMGIGAGYYFASACASLSILFILAVLPSLQKRIDRLNQSRSFYIRSNRESNALALCESEMKALKIKYKLVRQVRDGEKIHLTWMLHGKAENLTAFFDGMFKAEYIDFMES
- a CDS encoding imelysin family protein, producing the protein MKKIVLILGLIVGIYACSSSNDNKDTGGESNFDRTAMLTNWADNIIIPSYTNYQTKVATLQIAATAFNTTPNDANLKIVRASWLDAYKAFQYTAIYNFGKALDINFNAMSNTYPADVNGINANITGTYNLDLLSQYSRQGFPGLDYLLNGLASDDAGILVFYTTNANAAKYKTYLAAVITKLKQNSDAVLTDWKSGYREAYIKSNGTSVGSSVAETTNNFVKNFEKDVRTGKLGIPAGKFSNGTTFPEKVEAYYKNDVSKDLLNIGVKASQDFFNGKYFASETTGPSLKSYLDFVNATRDGKKLSDIINTQFATIYTTNQALSNSLSQQVINDNTKMLTSYDALQKNVIYTKLDMMQALNITIDYVDGDGD
- a CDS encoding TonB-dependent receptor domain-containing protein → MKLKDFNLIIVLLFTISGFAQTQIAGTVTDQNGEKLPYVEVFTTVGTQKVYTDKQGHFSLTVPNPGDYTLLFYKENYAALDEPFTAPTTTVKIVLHKMTNLSEVVIQKERDKVFALRKLKDVEGTAIYAGKKTEVISLDKITANKAANNPRQIYAQVVGLTINESSDGGLQLSIGGRGLDPNRTANFNTRQNDYDISADVLGYPESYYATPTEALEEIQIVRGAASLQYGTQFGGLVNFVIKSPTKKPFEFVTRNTIGSYGLFTNFTSLSGTNGKFSYYSFYNYKQGDGFRPNSGFDSKNFFANLNYQFTENTSLHFDYTYFTYLAQQAGGLTDKMFNEDPTQSNRARNWFGVNWNLFALRFKHHFNHDADFSIQLFGLDASRKTVGFRPNRISTNDKEGTVRDLIKGDFVNWGTEVRYLQKYQIKGNTSTFLIGAKYYQSNNTGIQGPGSSGSDANFNLATDEFPLYPNQSDYRFPNLNYSLFGENIFRISPSFSITPGFRIEKIKTKAVGSFRRINLDLAGNVLLDETKYEDNVKDRNFVLFGVGLSYKPQNGIEFYGNISQNYRSITFNDIRTVNAGQYISPDISDEKGFTSDIGIRGKYKNILNFDSSIYGLYYNDKIGEYPAEIGGAYVRVRDNIGTAFTYGFETMADWNLTNTFLNENPDWSWNLFANVAVTNSKYLKSEVPGVEGNSVEFVPLFNIKSGSGIGYKNFMSSIQITYVTSQYTDAENLKTGENNIGDGITGQIPAYFVADFSSSYKWRNWKLEAGITNFTDSKYFTRRATGYPGPGIIPSDTRTFYTTLEFKF
- a CDS encoding di-heme oxidoredictase family protein, which codes for MKNFKAYWFVIVCIALFSCSDNGNDNDNEESYIPLTAEDGEQFSGGEATVFNTSEEAFGFFMPTLTFDQQTDFGVGNSFFRQSWVTAPSSTTARDGLGPFFNAHSCSSCHFKDGRGRPPLFDGEDRAGLLFRISVAGQDTNGIGFPDPVYGSQLQDHAILGQTAEGQFTISYQPIKETLDDGTVVTLQKPIYTITNLGYGPLATVQISPRIANQIIGLGLLEAISESTILGFADENDTNGDGISGKPNYVYDFASNSSKLGRFGWKANQPNVKQQVAAALSGDMGITSSLFPYESGPKGVDLTAIPNGGMPEITETNLDRMAMYSSTLAVPARRNYTDQNVLKGKKTFETIGCTSCHIPKIQTGTTHPITILRNQTIRPYTDLLLHDMGAGLADNATDFKASGSEWKTPALWGIGLIKIVNGHTNLLHDGRARNVEEAILWHGGEGQKAKEKYKKLSASERENLLAFINSF
- a CDS encoding SRPBCC family protein, with amino-acid sequence MENFDWTSFTKKIAIKADLATIYNAWTKSGELEKWFLKEADFFNAADETIDKNSNASQGNGYEWLWYLYDDNMKGTLKSVNGKDQLQFTFEGKCLVDVNLSEFNGYTIVELKQHNIPTDDSSKKFIRLGCSNGWHFYLCNLKSVYEGGLDLRNKDADLNPMINN
- a CDS encoding HTTM domain-containing protein, producing the protein MTHYIQNYINKTTQATTLAFFRLAFGLMMLLSLLRFMSYGWIEKFYIEPLFHFTYYGFEWIKPFGTLTYLLFISALISAVFVAVGFLYRFSAIVFFLSFTYIELMDKTTYLNHYYFISIISFVLIFLPANATFSIDAFRNPKLAFEKIPRWNTDILKLLLAIVYFYAGLAKLNSDWLFQAMPLKIWLPTNHNLPLIGGFLNQNWVHFTFSWTGMLYDLTIPFLLLYRRTRLFAFVLVVVFHILTKILFPIGVFPYVMIISSLLFFESNFHKRVLVFLSRFFKLDYAIFDNGKEKKPTFSILYKTKLALLTIFLVFQLTFPFRYLFYPGELFWTEEGFRFSWRVMLMEKAGYTQFTVTDSLTKKTIQINNRHFLTTFQEKQMAFQPDFILEYAHFLHDYYQKQGIVNPEVRVDSYVALNGRLSKQYIDPNIDLAKEYESFRRKTWILPFNDEIKGL
- a CDS encoding DUF4856 domain-containing protein; the protein is MNVKKLILLGSFSTLMLTAVSCSNDDDNKPQEQGIAPYTVPATYTFTREGATSVDYSGQTTRLVMLDELGNYIKNAGTNGTVADKTFLSDMYSNKNARFTGAGLNGSGKQLKDKTAASKDYFVLNQGGGSSAEQVAVREVFENSFADAQAGTQGTTAAPGIAGVYLDGTSKRVFAANGMEPQQLLLKGLMGACLLDQILNNYLSTNKLDEASNKENNTKKVLEAGTKYTTMEHAWDEAYGYIYGTDNLTVTPNVFKYWSSYINQVNADADFNKTKAAIELAFRTGRAAIIANDYAVRDAQIAIIKTNLSIVPAVRAVYYLQDGKAKLTAGDQGAKALHSLSEGYGFIMSLRYTNKPGTNSPYFTKAEVDAMLAKLLSGTNGLWDIDGLSPKLDEISTQIATKFGFTVAQASKVN